One window of the Pyxicephalus adspersus chromosome 5, UCB_Pads_2.0, whole genome shotgun sequence genome contains the following:
- the C5H7orf78 gene encoding putative uncharacterized protein C7orf78 homolog isoform X1, producing MRRREAIMSAQVNHSPERDHRFYFARQVKFSANRRLVVERSEIYANPKLIPERNIWMKKPPDFSIKLYKSLTLPRRSDESEVKEKRGAAKDSKEWNELVVIPASLNPIYRPTKRPEKFLTKFKHFGPFEASLMYVKEGTYPKDKYQDPKPHDFRQYETGIPDFTTSYSRDPFNLKFKLQGLNSLSVLPPAEEKQNRNKVKHFVLHKQAEPAWDSNLILPKSPYPPKSASYTRHRRRRGVYSAYMDRVEEKFTASNQED from the exons ATGcgtag GAGAGAAGCCATAATGTCCGCCCAGGTGAATCATTCTCCCGAACGCGACCATCGCTTTTACTTTGCCAGACAAGTGAAATTTAGCGCCAATAGAAGACTGGTGGTGGAAAGAAGCGAAATCTATGCAAACCCAAAACTGATCCCAGAGCGCAACATCTGGATGAAGAAACCTCCAGACTTCAGCATCAAGCTATACAAGTCGCTGACATTACCAAGGAGGTCGGATGAATCGGAGGTGAAAGAAAAGAGAGGTGCTGCCAAGGACTCCAAGGAGTGGAATGAGTTGGTGGTGATCCCGGCTTCCCTGAACCCCATTTACCGACCTACAAAGAGACCTGAAAAGTTTTTGACtaagtttaaacattttggtCCCTTCGAGGCCAGCCTTATGTATGTTAAAGAAGGCACCTACCCCAAAGATAAGTACCAAGACCCAAAGCCACATGACTTTAGACAG TATGAAACAGGAATACCGGATTTTACTACAAGTTATTCCCGGGATCCCTTTAACCTGAAGTTCAAATTACAAGGCTTAAACTCCT TGTCTGTGCTTCCACCGGCAGaggaaaaacagaacagaaacaaAGTGAAGCATTTTGTGCTACATAAACAAGCTGAGCCTGCATGGGATTCAAACCTCATTTTACCAAAAAGTCCATATCCACCCAAATCTGCCTCCTATACT AGACATAGAAGACGGCGGGGTGTGTATAGCGCTTACATGGATCGAGTTGAAGAAAAGTTCACTGCCAGTAATCAGGAG gatTGA
- the C5H7orf78 gene encoding putative uncharacterized protein C7orf78 homolog isoform X2, which produces MSAQVNHSPERDHRFYFARQVKFSANRRLVVERSEIYANPKLIPERNIWMKKPPDFSIKLYKSLTLPRRSDESEVKEKRGAAKDSKEWNELVVIPASLNPIYRPTKRPEKFLTKFKHFGPFEASLMYVKEGTYPKDKYQDPKPHDFRQYETGIPDFTTSYSRDPFNLKFKLQGLNSLSVLPPAEEKQNRNKVKHFVLHKQAEPAWDSNLILPKSPYPPKSASYTRHRRRRGVYSAYMDRVEEKFTASNQED; this is translated from the exons ATGTCCGCCCAGGTGAATCATTCTCCCGAACGCGACCATCGCTTTTACTTTGCCAGACAAGTGAAATTTAGCGCCAATAGAAGACTGGTGGTGGAAAGAAGCGAAATCTATGCAAACCCAAAACTGATCCCAGAGCGCAACATCTGGATGAAGAAACCTCCAGACTTCAGCATCAAGCTATACAAGTCGCTGACATTACCAAGGAGGTCGGATGAATCGGAGGTGAAAGAAAAGAGAGGTGCTGCCAAGGACTCCAAGGAGTGGAATGAGTTGGTGGTGATCCCGGCTTCCCTGAACCCCATTTACCGACCTACAAAGAGACCTGAAAAGTTTTTGACtaagtttaaacattttggtCCCTTCGAGGCCAGCCTTATGTATGTTAAAGAAGGCACCTACCCCAAAGATAAGTACCAAGACCCAAAGCCACATGACTTTAGACAG TATGAAACAGGAATACCGGATTTTACTACAAGTTATTCCCGGGATCCCTTTAACCTGAAGTTCAAATTACAAGGCTTAAACTCCT TGTCTGTGCTTCCACCGGCAGaggaaaaacagaacagaaacaaAGTGAAGCATTTTGTGCTACATAAACAAGCTGAGCCTGCATGGGATTCAAACCTCATTTTACCAAAAAGTCCATATCCACCCAAATCTGCCTCCTATACT AGACATAGAAGACGGCGGGGTGTGTATAGCGCTTACATGGATCGAGTTGAAGAAAAGTTCACTGCCAGTAATCAGGAG gatTGA